The Sebastes umbrosus isolate fSebUmb1 chromosome 10, fSebUmb1.pri, whole genome shotgun sequence nucleotide sequence TCGATTTTGTTCTGCACTAGAACTGTGGGAATATCTCCGACCTCGGCCTCCACCTTCTCCCTCCAGCTGTCAATGCACTGAAACGACTCCCTGTCTGTGGTAGAGAAGACTAGTACACATGCTTGGGCACCTGGAACGCAAGACAATACACCAACAGTTCATGATTTAAAGCTGttcattcttttaaaaatgacttaaacgtGATTCATAATCCCTCCTCCTTGAGAAtataaaaacattgacttcaGAACAGTCCCACTGGAGATTCACTTTTAAGTCAAAGACGTGTTTGCAGTGCTGTGTGTGCCAGTTCAtgtgctttggttgaatgcCGTGTTGCCAGTACACCATCAAATCTGAGAAATCtaaacttaaaggtcttattgataacatttttatgtagacgaatattaaaaaatatatatatatatatccacagagcttttagaaaggtgccaaataaaagtatggcttttcctaataaaaaatattatgattgtgcaTTAATCATTATAAAGATTTTGATGGgtacaaaatgaatgttttgtttatctctgtggaagatatctgacttttaaaaaggcttgtgagccaatagtataatgACGATGGCATCAAGTGGGATTCACGCGCTTCAACCCTTTCACAAGGAATAGTATGTCAGTCCGGTGCTCACAGAATAGGGCAATCTTGTAACAGGCGAGACTTCAGCGACCAGGTCCAAAAcacactggagcacacagaTTTAAGGCAATCAACTTTATTAAAGACTAACGTTTTTAGATGCCACGTGTctcttcatcagagtcaaatagatctGAGACTCATATTCTCTAAAAGAACCTCCCCTAGTCGAGAATTGATTCAGCACAGGCTGGAAAAATGGGGATGGAACAATAAGCTGCATGTAGGAAGGCTAaacaataatatttaatataataataaaaagagagaagtaaatatataaatagatatttgtgattttttttaataagaataataaataacgtGTCACAACAATATAGGTAAATTCATCCAACATCCACATATCATAAATTTCTTAACACGTGGTATCTTTGTGTCGTCAGCGATCAAGTTGCAAGTTGCCGGAAAAAAGCTGGTTGAgtttgacggtaagtgcctggcaaccacttgttgtgaagtgaatgcaatggaatggGGTAGGGAGAATGCggcatctagtggctgaatgttataaATGTTATCTATAGCACCTTCAACCTCAGCAGTCAGGGAGGTCAGTGACCCAAAGCAGCAGTGTTATGTCTGTCCCGGTAGTGGGGTCTTACCACGGTAGTAGGCCTTAGTGATAGCATCGAACTCCTCCTGCCCGGCGGTGTCCCACAGCATTAGTCGGACCTCTTCGTCATTTACACTGAAACAATGAGCAGGTAATAATGaggataataaaataaaggcaATAATTGATAGGAGAATGTAAACTTCTATGAAACAAGTTGCTCACAGTATCTGCCTTTCCAGGAAGTCCACGCCGATGGTCTTTTTGTAGTCCTTAGTGAAGACTCCCTTGCAGTACCGTTGGATCATACTGGACTTACCGACAGCCCCGTTGCCGACCACAACCACCTTGATGGCCACTTCCATGTCCTCCTCCAACATGGTGGCGACGTCTGGCTGGTTTGCTCAGTTCCACTCTGCCTGGGAAGCTTCAGGGATGTGTCACAAACACATATACCACCTGAAagtgtaaaataaacaaaacattaacgTATGACACATGTTTAGATAAGTAAAACACATCCAGCATAAACAGCAACCCGAGTGTAACTCAAATATTCTCTTGACATTTAACACATCTGGTTTACATTTGAAGCTCTCGTGTCAGTGAAGagtgatttggtggattacatcgTTGAAATAtgttctatttttcttttttttacaatgttcgATGCGCTGTTCTGTGGCGTATGACTtgccaggattacttctgttgtgCGTCCCGTTGTGTTGTTAAATGGCAGACCACTTAATGTTGGTGAATATTCCCGGGGTAAGGAGGATCCTAAAGTGTGCGATTTGATTTCGTGAACGGATGGTTTCGTTGCTGGATTATTTGGAACTGAAGAGAGAACGCCAAATTGGTACATAAAGCAActtaaagtaacagtgaatgatttattttcctccctgtctgcctgtcttgtatcgTGAACAAAGAGCTGGTAGTGTTGCGTAACATATTTGAGAGgtaacttttttccccccctttaccttgactttgtgtatggagcCTCCATGCAAAATGATGCTGTACGTCCCAGCTTGACTGGTGGAAACTGCGCAGCAATCGGCCACTATCGGAGCCCAGTACCCTCAATAATGATAGTTTGTAAAAACGTCCTATCGGCCGAACCGATTACTCGGCCTACCTCTAGTCAAAAATCGGACAAAATCTCAAATAACCAGGGCTTAGCAAttgctttttatgtttttccaaCAGTCAACACGCCAAAAGTATCcaataaaattgtttttatagcttgtcaaatttgatttaattggGGGAGGGAGTACACTCTGGAAGGGCATTATATACACAATGACTGGAATTGTCCTTTAAACTAATATGTGTGCTTGCATTGAACCAACTGTTGTAAATTTTTACAAGGAATGTGTTTGCAGCGACTGTGCGATGTGTTTATTCTTCCATTAGCACCGAGAGCAGCAGACTCCTCCACATAGCAACTGGCTCTTCCTCAGCTCTGTGCGTGGAGCTGCTGAGTGCAATGCTAAACAATATTGTGGGAAAGCTGTTCCCAGTGGATACTGACAACCTACTGTGTGACTGTGGCGTCCAACAGCATGTCTGGATTTGACTCACAATATGTATCGCAGTCAACGATATTATTCATCAACTATAATTGAGCTGTGTGACGCAGCAGTTGATATAACATGCAGGCAAAACACAGCTTAAAATAAACAGCCCgctcttttttttgtacagtgTTTTGATGGGAATTTTTAAACCAGTTTACAGCAAAATGTATACTTGTGATTAGACGTCACCTCAGCAATCACTTAAATTGATCTAACTCATGTTAGACTTTCAAAAGACCCTTTTTTCTTTCAAGTTTGATTCACA carries:
- the rab23 gene encoding ras-related protein Rab-23, which produces MLEEDMEVAIKVVVVGNGAVGKSSMIQRYCKGVFTKDYKKTIGVDFLERQILVNDEEVRLMLWDTAGQEEFDAITKAYYRGAQACVLVFSTTDRESFQCIDSWREKVEAEVGDIPTVLVQNKIDLLEETVIKNEEAEALAKRLKLRFYRASVKEDLNVNEVFKYLAEKYLQRLKQQTAEETEVLHTTSNKIGVFNTTSSNVSNQSSSNGREIITLRPNKQRTKKSKNPFGSCSLL